A window from Neoarius graeffei isolate fNeoGra1 chromosome 14, fNeoGra1.pri, whole genome shotgun sequence encodes these proteins:
- the klhl11 gene encoding kelch-like protein 11, giving the protein MFVCVCLSLLYRTGLARLLRFRPAEARDMAAASNSSPNSNPGRSSGSSSGASPEEAHRSAAAAAALASDGEPEEAEQFSSALHCSELARRQNEQRKLGLFCDVTLAFSGSRGGGEGAGCGFELGAHRSVLAAATDYFTPLLGGQFAESVSRRVEMKEWSSETGPERETVESVVQFMYTGEIRVSTSNVHEVLELADRFLLVQLKEFCGDFLKRKLSLTNCVAVHSLAHMYTLDQLALRAAEMIRRNFHRVIQDDEFYTLPFHLVRDWLSDAEITVDSEEVLFDAVVKWVRRGSEDRERHFEELFRLLRLPQIKPTYLTRVVKNEPLVARNEACLKLVSDAVESHAIRFENHKKSASDSEFWAAFQPRFGQNMDVIMVVGGVSEGGDYLSECVGYFVYEDRWVNLPHIHNHLDGHAIAVTDSYVYVAGSMEPGFAKTVERYNPNRNTWEQVSNLTTRKHSFGLTCVKNILYSIGGHGNFSPGFKDVSVYEPEQDKWHNLESAPKILRDVKAISVEDRYVYVTARTPVDTDNDDGLKTVTTRYDTESRQWQEVDSLPLIDNYCLFQMAVASTNFYHTASCCPRSYTNVRDEAVRQKISARISDEILESLPPEVTSVEGAAVCFLGDDVFVIGGWKNSDDVDKQYRKEAYRYCAERKRWMLLPPMPQPRCRATACHVRIPYRFLYGCQRYPMPQNLARQRDRMQQMQQLHRRTLTLRRQLQSQIEC; this is encoded by the exons ATGTTTGTGTGCGTGTGCTTGAGTCTGCTTTACCGAACCGGATTAGCGCGTTTGTTACGGTTCCGGCCCGCTGAGGCGCGCGACATGGCGGCGGCCTCAAACTCGAGCCCGAACTCAAATCCCGGCCGGAGCTCAGGTTCGAGTTCAGGCGCGAGCCCGGAGGAGGCGCACCGGTCCGCGGCGGCGGCGGCGGCTCTGGCGAGTGACGGTGAACCGGAGGAGGCCGAGCAGTTCTCCTCAGCGCTGCACTGCTCGGAGCTCGCGCGGCGACAGAACGAGCAGAGAAAACTCGGACTCTTCTGCGACGTCACGCTCGCGTTCAGCGGCTCGCGAGGCGGAGGAGAGGGCGCGGGCTGCGGGTTCGAGCTCGGTGCGCACCGATCCGTGCTCGCAGCCGCCACCGATTACTTCACCCCGCTGCTCGGGGGCCAGTTTGCGGAGTCCGTGTCGCGGCGCGTGGAGATGAAGGAGTGGAGCAGCGAGACGGGGCCCGAGCGCGAGACCGTCGAGAGTGTCGTGCAGTTCATGTACACCGGAGAGATCCGCGTCAGCACGAGCAACGTGCACGAGGTCCTGGAGCTCGCGGACAG GTTCCTATTGGTGCAGCTGAAGGAGTTCTGTGGTGATTTCCTGAAGCGGAAGCTGAGCCTGACGAACTGTGTGGCCGTACACAGCCTGGCACACATGTACACATTGGATCAGCTGGCGTTACGCGCTGCTGAAATGATACGCCGCAACTTCCACAGGGTGATCCAAGACGACGAGTTCTACACACTCCCATTCCACCTGGTGCGTGATTGGCTGAGTGATGCCGAGATCACGGTTGACTCAGAAGAGGTTTTGTTCGACGCTGTTGTTAAGTGGGTGCGTCGTGGCAGTGAGGACCGCGAGCGGCACTTTGAGGAGCTTTTCCGTCTCCTTAGGCTGCCTCAGATCAAGCCCACTTACTTGACAAGGGTGGTAAAGAATGAGCCACTCGTGGCGCGGAACGAGGCGTGTCTCAAACTCGTCTCGGATGCTGTGGAGAGTCACGCCATCCGTTTTGAAAACCATAAAAAGTCAGCGTCTGATTCGGAATTCTGGGCCGCTTTTCAGCCTCGATTTGGACAAAACATGGACGTCATCATGGTGGTCGGTGGTGTTTCAGAAGGAGGCGACTATTTGAGTGAGTGTGTCGGGTATTTCGTGTACGAAGATCGTTGGGTGAACCTTCCACATATCCATAATCACCTTGATGGCCATGCAATCGCAGTTACAGATTCGTACGTCTATGTCGCAGGATCAATGGAGCCTGGATTTGCCAAAACGGTGGAAAGATACAATCCGAATCGCAACACTTGGGAGCAAGTGAGCAATCTTACGACCCGTAAGCACTCGTTTGGCCTGACGTGTGTCAAAAATATCCTCTACAGCATTGGAGGGCATGGGAATTTCAGCCCAGGATTCAAGGATGTCAGCGTTTATGAACCGGAGCAGGACAAATGGCACAATTTGGAATCGGCACCAAAAATTTTGCGAGATGTGAAAGCAATTAGCGTCGAAGATCGCTACGTTTACGTAACGGCGAGGACACCTGTGGATACAGACAATGATGACGGGCTCAAGACAGTGACGACGCGCTACGACACCGAGAGTCGCCAGTGGCAAGAAGTTGATTCTTTGCCCCTGATTGACAATTACTGCCTCTTCCAGATGGCTGTGGCGTCCACAAATTTTTACCACACCGCATCCTGCTGTCCGAGAAGCTACACCAATGTCCGAGATGAAGCCGTTCGGCAGAAAATTAGTGCTCGAATCTCAGATGAGATTCTTGAAAGCCTGCCTCCGGAGGTCACCAGCGTTGAAGGAGCCGCCGTGTGCTTCCTCGGAGACGACGTGTTTGTCATCGGTGGTTGGAAAAACAGCGATGATGTGGACAAGCAGTACCGAAAAGAGGCGTACCGGTACTGCGCTGAGAGGAAGCGATGGATGCTGCTTCCTCCAATGCCACAGCCTCGTTGCCGGGCGACCGCGTGCCATGTTCGAATCCCCTACCGCTTCTTGTATGGGTGCCAGAGGTATCCGATGCCACAGAATTTAGCGCGACAGCGAGACCGGATGCAGCAGATGCAGCAGCTTCATCGGCGCACCCTCACCCTGCGCAGGCAGCTGCAGTCCCAGATTGAATGCTGA